In Temnothorax longispinosus isolate EJ_2023e chromosome 2, Tlon_JGU_v1, whole genome shotgun sequence, one DNA window encodes the following:
- the Fnta gene encoding protein farnesyltransferase/geranylgeranyltransferase type-1 subunit alpha — protein sequence MSDTSDDELNCGDQEKTSWILYKNRDEWSDVTPLPQDDGPHPVVSIAYSEKFKDAYDYFRAILKSGEKSERALALTEACIWLNPANYTVWQYRREILKALGKNLIDELKYTDRMIKYNSKNYQVWHHRKIIVEWLQDPSEELAFIETVLRKDAKNYHAWQHRQWCIQTFNLYDKELEYVEQLLNDDVRNNSAWNQRYFVISNTTKFEQEVIDREVDFALEKIELEKGNESAWNYLRGILLHSKGLGYNEKVRHRCEEMYKEGCRTNHLLACIIDICQESPSDETPSSLFHINFAYELCKDLAKKYDTIRWRYWDYIASQLAIKLTLQITKADSSD from the exons ATGTCAGACACTTCTGACGATGAATTAAATTGTGGCGATCAAGAGAAAACATCGtggattttatataaaaatcgcgatgagTGGAGTGACGTGACTCCTTTACCCCAGGATGACGGTCCCCATCCTGTGGTATCAATTGCATATTCCGAAAAGT TTAAGGATGCCTATGATTATTTCCGTGCCATTCTGAAGTCAGGTGAAAAGTCAGAACGTGCGCTAGCTTTAACAGAAGCCTGTATATGGCTTAATCCGGCCAATTATACCGTATGGCAGTACAGAAGAGAGATACTTAAAGCTCTAGGAAAAAACTTAAttgacgaattaaaatataccgatcgaatgataaaatacaattctaaaaattatcaggTTTGGCATCACAGAAAGATCATTGTCGAATGGCTGCAAGATCCTAGCGAAGAATTAGCGTTCATCGAAACTGTTTTACGTAAAGACGCAAAGAATTATCATGCTTGGCAACATCGTCAGTGGTGCATACAAACTTTTAA TTTATATGATAAGGAGTTGGAATATGTAGAACAATTGTTAAATGATGATGTCCGTAATAATTCTGCTTGGAACCAGCGCTATTTTGTAATAAGTAATACGACAAAGTTTGAGCAGGAAGTGATAGACAGGGAAGTTGATTTTGCGCTGGAGAAGATCGAGTTGGAAAAAGGAAATGAGAGTGCATGGAACTATTTAAGAGG AATATTGTTACATAGCAAAGGCTTGGGTTATAATGAAAAAGTAAGACATAGGTGTGAAGAAATGTATAAGGAAGGATGTCGTACTAATCATTTATTGGCCTGCATAATTGATATCTGCCAAGAAAGTCCATCTGATGAAACCCCGTCCTCTttgtttcatattaattttgcgTACGAG TTATGCAAGGATTTAGCGAAGAAATATGATACAATAAGATGGCGGTATTGGGATTACATAGCTAGCCAGCTAGCGATAAAATTGACTCTTCAGATAACTAAAGCAGACTCTTCAGATTAA
- the Hsc70-5 gene encoding heat shock protein cognate 5 — protein MLTAARLLNRSCTGACDLARKQQFSTILKNVAAPTVTVPHRFTDMQQYRYKSEGVKGAVIGIDLGTTFSCVAVMEGKQAKVIENAEGSRTTPSYVAFTKDNERLVGMPAKRQAVTNSSNTFYATKRLIGRRFEDPEVKKDMKSVTYKIVKASNGDAWVQGADGKMYSPSQIGAFVLMKMKETAAAYLNTPVKNAVITVPAYFNDSQRQATKDAGQIAGLNVLRVINEPTAAALAYGMDKQEDKIIAVYDLGGGTFDISILEIQKGVFEVKSTNGDTFLGGEDFDNALVNYLVSEFKKEQGLDVTKDAMAMQRLKEASEKAKIELSSSLQTDINLPYLTMDSSGPKHLNLKLSRSKFESLVNDLIKRTIQPCQKALSDAEVAKSDIGEVLLVGGMTRVPKVQQTVQDIFGRQPSKAVNPDEAVAVGAAVQGGVLAGDVTDVLLLDVTPLSLGIETLGGVFTRLISRNTTIPTKKSQVFSTAADGQTQVEIKVHQGEREMAGDNKLLGQFSLVGIPPAPRGVPQIEVTFDIDANGIVHVSARDKGTGKEQQIVIQSSGGLSKDEIENMVKNAEQYAKEDRIKKERVEAFNQAEGIIHDTESKLEEFKPQLPQEECDKLKELVAKLRETLAKKDDTDPEEIKKQTNELQQASLKLFEMAYKKMAAERESQNQSQQEPEGEKKEEKN, from the exons ATGTTGACCGCCGCGAGATTATTAAACCGCAGCTGCACCGGAGCCTGTGACCTCGCCAGGAAACAACAATTCAGCacgattttgaaaaat GTGGCGGCTCCAACGGTCACTGTACCACACCGTTTTACCGATATGCAACAATATCGGTATaa atCTGAAGGTGTAAAGGGTGCAGTTATCGGTATAGATCTTGGAACCACTTTTTCATGCGTAGCAGTGATGGAAGGCAAACAAGCTAAAGTTATAGAAAATGCTGAAGGCTCCAGGACTACTCCATCTTATGTCGCTTTTACAAAAG ATAACGAACGTTTAGTTGGCATGCCTGCGAAACGTCAAGCAGTCACAAATTCTTCTAATACATTTTATGCAACAAAACGATTAATTGGACGGAGATTTGAAGATCCCGAAGTGAAAAAGGATAT GAAGAGTGTAACGTACAAAATTGTGAAAGCATCTAATGGAGATGCGTGGGTTCAAGGTGCTGATGGAAAAATGTATTCTCCCAGTCAAATTGGAGCATTTGTACTTATGAAAATGAAGGAAACTGCTGCGGCTTATTTAAACACTCCAGTAAAGAATGCTGTTATTACTGTACCAGCATATTTCAATGATTCGCAACGACAAGCGACGAAAGATGCTGGTCAGATTGCTGGATTGAATGTGCTTCGTGTAATTAATGAGCCAACCGCAGCTGCACTTGCTTATGGCATGGACAAACAGGAagataaaat tATTGCTGTTTACGACTTAGGTGGAGGTACCTTTGATATCTCAATTTTAGAAATCCAAAAGGGTGTTTTTGAAGTAAAATCCACAAATGGAGATACATTTTTGGGAGGAGAAGATTTCGACAATGCATTGGTTAATTATCTTGTATCTGAATTCAAAAAAGAG CAAGGCTTGGACGTGACTAAAGATGCCATGGCAATGCAAAGATTGAAAGAGGCATCGGAAAAGGCTAAAATAGAGTTATCAAGTTCTCTCCAAACGGATATAAACCTTCCCTACCTTACTATGGATAGCAGTGGACCAAAgcatttaaatcttaaattatcCAGAAGTAAATTCGAAAGTCTCGTGAACGATCTGATTAAGCGTACTATTCAACCGTGTCAGAAGGCGCTTTCCGATGCCGAAGTAGCAAAATCTGATATCGGGGAAGTTTTGTTGGTCGGTGGTATGACCAGGGTTCCTAAGGTACAACAAACGGTTCAAGATATATTTGGCAGACAGCCATCGAAAGCTGTAAATCCGGATGAAGCCGTAGCTGTTGGTGCTGCGGTTCAAGGAGGTGTACTTGCAGGAGATGTGACAGATGTTTTGCTTCTTGACGTTACTCCTTTGTCACTAG gTATTGAAACACTTGGTGGTGTGTTTACGAGATTGATCTCTCGTAATACAACTATACCTACAAAAAAGAGTCAGGTATTTTCTACGGCAGCGGACGGTCAGACGCAAGTCGAGATTAAAGTTCATCAAGGCGAGCGAGAAATGGCTGGTGATAACAAACTCCTAGGACAGTTTAGTCTTGTTGGTATTCCACCTGCACCAAGGGGTGTACCACAAATAGAAGTAACGTTTGATATCGATGCAAACGGTATCGTGCATGTATCAGCCAGGGACAAGGGAACTGGCAAAGAGCAACAAA ttgTTATTCAGTCTAGTGGTGGTCTTAGCAAAGATGAAATTGAAAACATGGTTAAGAATGCTGAGCAATACGCAAAGGAAGATAGAATTAAGAAGGAAAGAGTTGAAGCTTTTAATCAAGCAGAAGGAATTATACACGACACAGAATCGAAGCTAGAAGAATTTAAACCGCAGTTACCACAGGAAGAG TGCGACAAACTTAAAGAATTAGTTGCAAAACTGCGAGAGACTCTGGCTAAGAAGGATGATACGGATCCCGAGGAAATAAAGAAGCAAACGAACGAACTCCAACAAGCAAGCTTGAAACTGTTTGAAATGGCGTACAAAAAG ATGGCGGCAGAAAGAGAAAGTCAAAATCAATCGCAGCAGGAACCTGAAGgcgagaagaaggaggagaaaaattaa